In one window of Pseudomonas chlororaphis subsp. chlororaphis DNA:
- the aroQ gene encoding type II 3-dehydroquinate dehydratase, whose protein sequence is MRPIVLVLNGPNLNLLGTREPATYGHETLADISAQCGRAAEEFGLTVEFRQTNHEGELLDWIHGARGRCAGIVINPAAWTHTSVAIRDALVASELPVIEVHLSNVHAREPFRHHSFVSGIALAVMCGFGSHGYRLALAHFSQRFQGAQA, encoded by the coding sequence ATGCGCCCTATCGTTCTGGTGCTCAACGGCCCGAACCTGAACCTGCTTGGCACCCGCGAACCCGCCACCTATGGTCACGAGACCCTGGCCGACATTTCCGCCCAGTGCGGACGTGCCGCCGAGGAGTTCGGCCTGACTGTGGAGTTTCGCCAGACCAACCACGAAGGCGAACTGCTGGACTGGATTCACGGCGCCCGTGGCCGTTGCGCCGGGATCGTGATCAACCCGGCGGCCTGGACCCACACCTCGGTGGCGATCCGCGATGCCCTGGTGGCCAGTGAGTTGCCGGTGATCGAAGTGCACCTGTCGAACGTCCACGCCCGCGAACCGTTCCGCCATCACTCCTTTGTCTCGGGCATCGCCCTAGCAGTAATGTGCGGCTTTGGCAGCCATGGCTATCGCCTGGCACTGGCGCATTTCAGCCAGCGTTTTCAAGGAGCCCAGGCATGA
- a CDS encoding DUF4879 domain-containing protein, whose amino-acid sequence MHSTIKTMALAVVASSLWLGTAPAMARSAPPLSQVEILKVESQSCGLEDVSDGRDKTACDHQGPNIKVYVLEIGYGRQPRVTLDGFEVNGTRAAVCEEGSSLVPCGNSGVTVGYIYTFDLAGKQEGTFTFSNTSLNAPGNSMSAQIYIK is encoded by the coding sequence ATGCACAGCACGATAAAAACGATGGCCCTGGCGGTAGTGGCCAGCAGCCTGTGGTTGGGCACGGCGCCGGCCATGGCCCGTTCCGCGCCACCCTTGAGCCAGGTGGAAATCCTCAAGGTCGAGTCGCAGTCCTGCGGCCTGGAGGATGTGTCGGACGGACGCGACAAGACCGCCTGCGATCACCAGGGCCCGAACATCAAGGTGTACGTGCTGGAAATCGGCTATGGCCGCCAGCCCCGGGTGACACTGGACGGCTTCGAGGTCAACGGCACGCGCGCGGCGGTCTGCGAAGAGGGGTCCAGCCTGGTGCCGTGCGGCAACTCCGGGGTCACCGTCGGCTACATCTATACCTTCGACCTGGCTGGCAAGCAGGAAGGCACCTTTACCTTCAGCAACACCTCGCTCAACGCGCCGGGCAACAGCATGAGCGCGCAGATCTACATCAAGTGA
- a CDS encoding DJ-1 family glyoxalase III, protein MTFRALIPLAEGVDDLQSVTLIDVLRRAQVEVLVASIEGRRMLTCARGTRMTADGMLVDVLAQNFDLIVLPGGAVGAQHLAAHQPLMQLVKDQAAAGRLFAGIAEAPALALQSYGVLRQRRMTCLPSASHQLSGCNFVDQPVVVDGNCITAQGSGAALSFALTLVEQLCGRGRRTVVEGELLV, encoded by the coding sequence ATGACCTTTAGAGCCCTGATTCCCCTCGCCGAGGGTGTCGACGACCTGCAAAGCGTGACCCTGATCGATGTGCTGCGCCGTGCTCAAGTCGAAGTGCTGGTGGCCAGTATCGAAGGGCGGCGCATGCTCACCTGCGCCCGCGGCACCCGGATGACCGCCGACGGCATGCTGGTGGATGTGCTGGCCCAGAACTTCGACCTGATTGTGCTGCCCGGTGGCGCTGTCGGCGCGCAGCACCTGGCGGCCCATCAACCCCTGATGCAATTGGTCAAGGACCAGGCCGCCGCCGGGCGCCTGTTCGCCGGCATCGCCGAAGCGCCGGCCCTGGCCTTGCAGAGTTACGGGGTGCTGCGCCAGCGGCGCATGACCTGCCTGCCCAGCGCCAGCCATCAGCTGTCGGGCTGCAACTTCGTCGACCAGCCGGTGGTGGTGGATGGCAACTGCATCACCGCGCAAGGCTCGGGGGCGGCCCTGAGTTTTGCCCTGACCCTGGTGGAACAACTGTGCGGCAGGGGCCGGCGGACGGTGGTGGAGGGGGAGTTGCTGGTTTAG
- a CDS encoding MFS transporter has product MPSQHPLLLRHHRPFIAFWLARIFTASGFQMLTVAIGWNLYQLTGNVLDLGLVGLVEFAPRVLFMLHTGHVADRYDRRKVAAICQSLQALIALSLAIGSATHNVTREMIFILAFLLGAARSFEMPTTQALLPSIVPSALFPRAVAAAQSAQQSATIVAPALGGLLYAFGSVWVYGPTVLLYVIACCLMLNLPARQTPLNKGKATLDSLLAGVRFIRSRPDILGAISLDLFAVLLGGATALLPVFAKDILLTGAWGLGLLRSAPAVGALLMSLWLARFAVDRHVGRVMFTAVGVFGVATIAFGLSTSFWFSLAVLVVLGAADMISMVIRASFVQLETPDEMRGRVSAVNGLFIGASNQLGEFESGLTAHWFGTVPAVVLGGVGTLLVTGVWIKLFPTLARRDRMHGPVEEAKTEAAPAGSGQA; this is encoded by the coding sequence ATGCCCAGCCAACACCCTCTGCTGCTTCGCCATCACCGTCCGTTCATTGCTTTCTGGCTGGCGCGGATCTTCACCGCCAGCGGCTTCCAGATGCTCACCGTGGCCATCGGCTGGAACCTCTACCAACTGACCGGCAACGTGCTCGACCTGGGCCTGGTCGGGCTGGTGGAGTTCGCGCCGCGGGTGCTGTTCATGCTGCACACCGGGCATGTGGCGGACCGCTATGACCGACGCAAGGTGGCAGCCATCTGCCAGTCGCTGCAGGCGCTGATCGCCCTGTCCCTGGCCATCGGCAGCGCCACCCATAACGTCACTCGCGAGATGATCTTCATCCTCGCGTTCCTGCTGGGCGCCGCCCGCTCCTTCGAGATGCCGACCACCCAGGCGCTGCTGCCGAGCATCGTGCCCAGCGCGCTGTTCCCCCGCGCCGTGGCAGCCGCGCAGTCCGCCCAGCAATCGGCGACCATCGTCGCGCCGGCCCTCGGCGGCCTGCTCTACGCCTTTGGCAGCGTATGGGTTTATGGCCCGACCGTGCTGCTGTATGTGATCGCCTGCTGCCTGATGCTCAACCTGCCCGCGCGGCAGACGCCGCTGAACAAGGGCAAGGCCACCCTGGACTCGCTGCTCGCCGGGGTACGCTTCATTCGCAGCCGCCCGGACATTCTCGGGGCGATCTCCCTGGACCTGTTCGCCGTATTGCTGGGCGGCGCCACCGCCCTGCTGCCGGTGTTCGCCAAGGACATCCTGCTCACCGGCGCCTGGGGCCTGGGCCTGCTGCGCTCGGCACCGGCGGTGGGGGCGCTGCTGATGTCGCTGTGGCTGGCGCGCTTTGCGGTCGACCGCCATGTCGGCCGGGTGATGTTCACCGCTGTCGGCGTGTTCGGCGTCGCCACCATCGCCTTCGGCCTGTCGACCTCGTTCTGGTTTTCGCTTGCGGTGCTGGTGGTGCTGGGCGCGGCGGACATGATCAGCATGGTGATCCGCGCCTCCTTCGTGCAACTGGAAACCCCGGACGAAATGCGCGGCCGGGTCAGCGCCGTCAACGGCCTGTTCATCGGCGCTTCCAACCAGCTCGGCGAGTTCGAGTCCGGGCTCACCGCCCACTGGTTCGGCACCGTGCCGGCGGTGGTGCTGGGCGGAGTCGGCACCCTGCTGGTGACCGGGGTGTGGATAAAACTGTTCCCGACCCTGGCCCGTCGCGATCGCATGCATGGGCCGGTGGAAGAGGCGAAGACCGAGGCCGCTCCTGCTGGAAGCGGCCAGGCATAA
- the trmA gene encoding tRNA (uridine(54)-C5)-methyltransferase TrmA, producing MTFDSQAYATQLADKVARLRELLAPFDAPEPQVFDSPLQHFRLRAEFRLWREAGERHYAMFSQEDKRTPILIEEFPIASLRINQLMPRLKAAWQASSALSHKLFQVEFLTTLAGDAMITLCYHRPLDEHWHAAANQLATDLNVSVIGRSKGKREVIGHDYVVEKLEVGGRTFSYRQPEGAFTQPNGTVNQKMLNWAYDALGDRPDDLLELYCGNGNFTLPLATRVRKVLATEISKTSVNAALSNLSENAVENVTLVRLSAEELTEALNEVRPFRRLQGVDLKSYEFGSVFVDPPRAGMDPDTCELTRRFDNILYISCNPQTLAANIAQLHDTHRITRCAMFDQFPWTHHMESGVLLTRR from the coding sequence ATGACTTTCGATTCCCAGGCTTACGCCACCCAGCTCGCCGACAAGGTCGCGCGCCTGCGTGAACTGCTGGCGCCGTTCGATGCCCCCGAGCCACAGGTCTTCGATTCGCCGTTGCAGCACTTCCGCCTGCGCGCGGAGTTCCGCCTGTGGCGCGAAGCCGGCGAGCGTCATTACGCGATGTTTTCCCAGGAAGACAAACGCACGCCGATCCTGATCGAAGAATTCCCCATCGCCAGCCTGCGCATCAATCAGCTGATGCCGCGACTCAAGGCCGCCTGGCAAGCCAGCAGCGCCTTGAGCCACAAGCTGTTCCAGGTCGAGTTCCTCACCACCCTGGCCGGCGACGCGATGATCACCCTGTGTTATCACCGCCCGCTGGACGAGCACTGGCACGCCGCGGCGAACCAGTTAGCGACCGACCTGAACGTCAGCGTCATTGGCCGTTCCAAGGGCAAGCGCGAAGTGATCGGCCACGATTACGTGGTGGAGAAACTCGAAGTCGGCGGGCGCACCTTCAGCTACCGCCAGCCCGAAGGCGCCTTCACCCAGCCCAACGGCACGGTCAACCAGAAGATGCTCAACTGGGCCTACGACGCCCTGGGCGATCGTCCGGACGACCTGCTGGAACTGTACTGCGGCAACGGCAACTTCACCCTGCCCCTGGCCACCCGGGTGCGCAAGGTGCTGGCCACCGAGATCAGCAAGACCTCGGTCAACGCGGCCCTGAGCAACCTCAGCGAAAACGCGGTGGAGAACGTCACCCTGGTGCGCCTGTCCGCCGAAGAGCTGACCGAAGCCTTGAACGAAGTGCGTCCGTTCCGCCGCCTGCAGGGCGTGGACCTGAAGAGCTACGAGTTCGGCAGCGTGTTCGTCGACCCGCCGCGCGCCGGCATGGACCCGGACACCTGCGAGCTGACCCGGCGCTTCGACAACATCCTGTACATCTCGTGCAACCCGCAAACCCTGGCGGCCAACATCGCCCAGTTGCACGACACCCACCGCATCACCCGCTGCGCGATGTTCGACCAGTTCCCGTGGACCCACCACATGGAATCCGGGGTCTTGCTGACCCGGCGTTGA
- a CDS encoding benzoate/H(+) symporter BenE family transporter: MKTASIRIADLLHPSVAALISVIVNYGGTFILVFQGAKAAGLSPEQTASWIWSISIGVGLTGAWLSYRYREPIITAWSTPGAAFLIAVLPSTPYPEMIGAFMLSAAGFVVLGMSGYFERLVKLIPPGIAAGLLAGILLRFGIGAFDGAGVDPLLVGALLLSYVLLRRFTARYAIVGVLLIGIVLLLGLGQVSFASLELKPALPVPTVPVFSLNALLSVALPLFLITLTGQYMPGMLVLRNDGFKTSANPILTATGLGSLLMAPFGSHAFNVAAITAAICTGKEAHEEPAKRYLAGLACGVFYLLVGIFGSTLAALFVVLPATFITTLAGLALLGAIGGSLATALVEPSGRETALITFLATAANITLFGLGGAFWGLLAGLLAHGVMHGRLRPAGRHERA, translated from the coding sequence ATGAAAACCGCCAGCATCAGAATCGCTGACCTGCTGCATCCAAGCGTTGCCGCGCTGATCTCGGTCATCGTCAATTACGGGGGAACCTTCATTCTGGTTTTCCAGGGGGCCAAGGCGGCCGGGCTGAGCCCGGAGCAGACCGCCTCGTGGATCTGGTCGATCTCGATCGGCGTCGGCCTGACCGGCGCCTGGCTGAGTTATCGCTACCGCGAGCCGATCATTACCGCCTGGTCGACACCGGGCGCGGCCTTCCTGATCGCGGTACTGCCGAGCACGCCTTACCCGGAAATGATCGGCGCCTTCATGCTGTCGGCTGCCGGCTTCGTGGTGCTGGGCATGTCGGGTTATTTCGAGCGGCTGGTGAAGCTGATCCCGCCGGGGATCGCGGCGGGCCTGCTGGCGGGCATTCTGTTGCGCTTCGGGATTGGCGCTTTCGACGGCGCGGGGGTCGATCCTTTGCTGGTGGGCGCGCTGCTGCTCAGCTATGTGCTGCTACGGCGCTTTACTGCGCGTTATGCGATTGTCGGGGTGTTGCTGATTGGCATCGTGCTGTTGCTCGGGTTGGGGCAGGTCAGTTTCGCCAGCCTCGAACTCAAGCCGGCCCTGCCGGTGCCGACCGTGCCGGTGTTCTCGCTGAATGCGCTGCTGAGCGTGGCCCTGCCGTTGTTTCTGATCACCCTGACCGGCCAGTACATGCCCGGCATGCTGGTGCTGCGCAACGATGGGTTCAAGACCAGTGCCAATCCGATTCTCACCGCCACCGGCCTGGGCTCCTTGCTGATGGCGCCGTTCGGTTCCCATGCGTTCAACGTCGCCGCCATTACCGCCGCCATCTGCACGGGCAAGGAGGCGCATGAAGAACCGGCCAAGCGTTATCTGGCCGGGCTCGCGTGTGGGGTGTTCTACCTGCTGGTGGGGATCTTCGGCAGCACCCTGGCGGCGCTGTTCGTGGTCCTGCCGGCGACCTTTATCACCACCCTGGCGGGCCTGGCCCTGCTGGGCGCGATCGGCGGCAGCCTCGCCACCGCGCTGGTCGAGCCGAGTGGCCGGGAAACCGCCTTGATCACCTTCCTGGCGACCGCCGCCAATATCACCTTGTTCGGGTTGGGCGGCGCATTCTGGGGCTTGCTGGCGGGGTTGCTGGCGCACGGCGTGATGCACGGACGGCTGCGGCCAGCCGGTCGCCATGAGCGCGCCTAA
- a CDS encoding NCS2 family permease produces the protein MLERLFQLKAHNTNVRTEILAGLTTFLAMAYILFVNPSILGETGMDKGAVFVATCLAAAIGSTVMGLIANYPIALAPGMGLNAFFTYTVVLHMGHTWQVALGAVFISAVLFFLLSIFKIREWIINSIPLPLRSAIAAGIGLFLALIALHNAGIVVSNPATMVGLGDLKQPAPILATLGFALIVALEALKVRGAVLIGILSVTIVSIALGFTPFGGVTSMPPSLAPTFLQLDIKGALDIGLVSVIFAFLFVDLFDNSGTLIGVAKRAGLMGKDGHMPKMGRALIADSTAAMAGSLLGTSTTTSYIESAAGVSAGGRTGLTAIVVAILFLLALFFSPLAASVPAFATAPALLFVAVLMTSGLAEIDWDDITVAAPVVVTALAMPFTYSIANGIAFGFIAWTAIKLLSGRARELNAPLVILSVLFVIKLGWFNA, from the coding sequence ATGCTGGAAAGGCTGTTTCAACTCAAGGCACACAACACCAATGTGCGGACCGAGATTCTCGCGGGCCTCACCACCTTCCTGGCCATGGCCTACATTCTCTTCGTCAACCCGAGCATCCTCGGCGAGACCGGCATGGACAAGGGTGCGGTGTTTGTCGCCACCTGCCTGGCCGCCGCCATCGGCTCGACCGTGATGGGCCTGATCGCCAACTACCCGATCGCCCTGGCTCCAGGCATGGGCCTGAACGCCTTCTTCACCTACACCGTGGTCCTGCACATGGGCCATACCTGGCAAGTGGCGCTGGGCGCGGTGTTCATTTCGGCGGTGCTGTTCTTCCTGCTGTCGATCTTCAAGATCCGCGAATGGATCATCAACAGCATCCCGCTGCCGCTGCGCTCGGCGATCGCCGCCGGTATCGGCCTGTTCCTGGCGCTGATCGCCCTGCACAACGCCGGCATCGTGGTCAGCAACCCGGCGACCATGGTCGGCCTCGGTGATCTGAAGCAACCAGCCCCGATCCTCGCGACCCTGGGCTTCGCCCTGATCGTCGCCCTGGAAGCCCTGAAAGTCCGCGGCGCGGTCCTGATCGGCATCCTCTCGGTGACCATCGTCTCCATCGCCCTGGGCTTCACCCCGTTCGGCGGCGTGACCTCGATGCCGCCTTCGCTGGCGCCGACCTTCCTGCAACTGGACATCAAGGGCGCGCTGGACATCGGCCTGGTCAGCGTGATCTTCGCCTTCCTGTTCGTCGACCTGTTCGACAACTCCGGCACCCTGATCGGCGTCGCCAAGCGCGCCGGCCTGATGGGCAAGGACGGCCACATGCCGAAAATGGGCCGGGCCCTGATTGCCGACAGCACCGCAGCCATGGCCGGCTCCCTGCTGGGCACCTCGACCACCACCAGCTACATCGAATCCGCCGCCGGCGTCAGCGCCGGTGGCCGTACCGGCCTGACCGCCATCGTCGTGGCGATCCTGTTCCTCCTGGCGCTGTTCTTCTCGCCGCTGGCGGCCAGCGTGCCAGCTTTCGCCACCGCCCCGGCCCTGCTGTTCGTCGCAGTGCTGATGACGTCGGGCCTGGCGGAAATAGACTGGGACGACATCACGGTCGCAGCGCCGGTGGTGGTCACCGCCCTGGCCATGCCGTTCACCTATTCCATCGCCAACGGCATCGCCTTCGGCTTCATTGCCTGGACCGCGATCAAGCTGCTGTCGGGCCGCGCCCGTGAGCTGAACGCGCCGCTGGTGATCCTGTCGGTATTGTTTGTGATCAAGTTGGGTTGGTTCAACGCATGA
- a CDS encoding shikimate dehydrogenase, with the protein MTQQNTVLAGLIGAGIQASRTPALHEHEGDAQGLRYLYRLIDLDQLQLDSNALPDLLLAAERMNFTGLNITFPCKQNIIPLLDELSPEARGIGAVNTVVLKDGKRIGHNTDCLGFAEGFRRGLQGVALARVVQMGAGGAGAAVAHALLSEGVQQLSIFDVESARAQSLADNLNQHFGPGRAKAGVDLPATLAAADGLVNTTPVGMAKLPGMPVPVELLRPGLWVAEIVYFPLETELLHNARALGCRTLDGGNMAVFQAVKAFELFSGVAPDAQRMLAHFQSMNG; encoded by the coding sequence ATGACCCAGCAGAACACAGTACTGGCCGGACTGATCGGCGCCGGCATCCAGGCCTCGCGCACCCCGGCGCTGCATGAGCACGAAGGCGACGCCCAGGGCCTGCGTTATCTGTACCGGCTGATCGACCTGGACCAGCTGCAACTCGACAGCAACGCCCTGCCCGACCTGCTGCTGGCCGCCGAGCGCATGAACTTCACCGGGTTGAACATCACCTTTCCCTGCAAGCAAAACATCATCCCGCTGCTCGACGAGCTGTCGCCGGAAGCCCGCGGCATCGGCGCGGTGAACACCGTGGTGCTCAAGGACGGCAAGCGCATCGGCCACAACACCGATTGCCTGGGTTTTGCCGAGGGTTTCCGTCGCGGCTTGCAGGGCGTGGCCCTCGCGCGCGTGGTGCAGATGGGCGCCGGCGGCGCCGGTGCGGCGGTGGCCCATGCGCTGCTCAGCGAAGGCGTGCAGCAGTTGAGCATCTTCGACGTGGAAAGCGCCCGCGCCCAGAGCCTGGCGGATAACCTCAACCAGCATTTCGGCCCCGGCCGGGCCAAGGCCGGCGTCGACCTGCCCGCCACCCTGGCTGCCGCCGACGGCCTGGTGAACACCACGCCCGTGGGCATGGCCAAGCTGCCGGGCATGCCGGTACCGGTCGAGTTGCTGCGTCCTGGATTGTGGGTCGCGGAGATCGTCTACTTCCCCCTGGAAACCGAGCTGCTGCACAACGCCCGAGCCCTCGGTTGCCGCACCCTGGACGGCGGCAACATGGCGGTGTTTCAGGCGGTGAAGGCGTTCGAGCTGTTCAGCGGCGTGGCGCCGGATGCCCAGCGCATGCTCGCGCATTTCCAGAGCATGAATGGCTGA
- the pdxR gene encoding MocR-like pyridoxine biosynthesis transcription factor PdxR, with translation MKTRKTAYPIWNRLQLAKDGHLSLREQLLLFLRKGIADGNVKAGIRLPASRVLATQLGLSRMTVTEAYGQLIAEGFLEARTGSGTYVMARIAEQTASPPARTEAPVGSTRARALTGTDSMSVARAAWPLTPGLPALDAFPYALWGRLEGRFWRRRPLPDLSYGDPQGFLPLREALAAYLGAARGVVCQASHIVITPGAQAAVSIATLALTDLGERVWVENPGYDAAYRSVLLAGVQAVGVPVDAEGLDVQAGRRLAPDARLALVSPSHQYPLGVGMSLARRLALLQWAHDADAFILEDDYDSEFRYGGAPTPALKALDGNQGRVIYVGTLSKLLAPGLRLGFLVAPEAVVEVLRNVRNGSGHRVPLSLQATAAEFIANGHLGSHIRRSQAVYAQRRAALLAAIHNAGSERMTVASSASGLHLLAELPDGLDDQAIAAAAHARKIGIAPLSDFFVGAQGGSRPGLLMGFGNTRAESMQDAVATLCRLIDQQRGSTL, from the coding sequence ATGAAAACCCGCAAAACCGCCTATCCCATCTGGAACCGTCTGCAACTGGCCAAGGACGGCCACTTGTCCTTGCGCGAGCAATTGCTGCTGTTCCTGCGCAAGGGCATCGCCGATGGCAACGTCAAGGCCGGGATCCGCCTGCCGGCTTCACGCGTGCTGGCGACACAGTTGGGGCTATCGCGCATGACCGTGACCGAGGCCTATGGGCAGTTGATCGCCGAGGGGTTCCTGGAAGCCCGGACAGGTTCGGGCACCTATGTCATGGCACGGATCGCCGAGCAAACGGCCTCGCCACCCGCCCGGACAGAGGCCCCCGTCGGCTCCACCCGGGCCCGGGCGCTGACGGGGACCGACTCGATGTCCGTGGCCCGGGCCGCCTGGCCGCTGACCCCGGGCCTGCCGGCGCTGGACGCCTTTCCCTATGCGCTGTGGGGGCGCCTGGAAGGCCGCTTCTGGCGACGCCGGCCACTTCCCGACCTGTCCTACGGCGACCCGCAGGGTTTTCTGCCATTGCGCGAAGCCCTGGCGGCGTACCTCGGCGCGGCACGCGGAGTGGTGTGCCAGGCCAGTCACATCGTGATTACTCCCGGTGCCCAGGCGGCGGTGTCGATTGCCACCCTGGCGCTCACCGACCTGGGAGAGCGGGTCTGGGTCGAAAACCCCGGCTACGATGCGGCCTACCGCAGCGTGCTGCTGGCCGGTGTGCAGGCCGTGGGCGTTCCGGTGGATGCAGAAGGCCTGGATGTACAGGCCGGCCGCCGGCTCGCGCCCGATGCGCGGCTCGCCCTGGTATCGCCTTCGCACCAGTATCCCCTGGGGGTCGGCATGAGCCTGGCGCGACGCCTGGCCTTGCTGCAATGGGCCCACGATGCCGATGCCTTCATCCTCGAAGACGATTACGACAGCGAGTTCCGCTACGGCGGCGCGCCAACCCCGGCGCTCAAGGCCCTGGACGGCAATCAGGGGCGGGTCATTTATGTCGGGACCTTGAGCAAACTGCTGGCGCCGGGCCTGCGCCTGGGGTTCCTGGTCGCCCCCGAGGCGGTGGTGGAGGTGTTGCGCAACGTGCGCAATGGCAGCGGCCACCGCGTGCCTTTGTCGCTCCAGGCGACGGCGGCGGAGTTCATCGCCAATGGCCACCTCGGCAGCCATATCCGTCGTAGCCAGGCGGTTTATGCGCAACGTCGCGCCGCCTTGCTGGCGGCCATTCACAACGCCGGCAGCGAGCGCATGACGGTAGCCAGCAGCGCCAGCGGATTGCACCTGCTCGCCGAACTGCCCGATGGGCTCGACGACCAGGCGATCGCGGCCGCCGCCCATGCCCGGAAAATCGGCATCGCGCCGCTGTCAGATTTTTTCGTGGGTGCCCAGGGCGGATCACGCCCCGGCTTGCTGATGGGCTTTGGCAATACCCGGGCAGAGTCGATGCAGGATGCGGTTGCAACCCTGTGCCGTCTGATCGACCAGCAACGGGGTTCAACCCTCTAG
- a CDS encoding cytochrome ubiquinol oxidase subunit I, producing MFGLEALDLARIQFAFTISFHILFPAITIGLASYLAVLEGLWLKTRDDTYRDLYHFWSKIFAVNFGMGVVSGLVMAYQFGTNWSRFSDFAGSVTGPLLTYEVLTAFFLEAGFLGVMLFGWNRVGRKLHFFATVMVAIGTLISTFWILSSNSWMQTPQGYEIIDGRVIPVDWLAVVFNPSFPYRLAHMATAAFVATAFFVGSSAAWHLLRGRDNPAIRRMLSMAMWMALIVAPIQAVIGDFHGLNTLKHQPAKIAAIEGHWENVGNEPTPLILFGWPDMKAEKTKFAVEIPYLGSLILTHSLDKQVPALKEFPPEDRPNSTIVFWSFRIMVGLGMLMILTGLWSLWLRKRDRIYQNRAFLYLALWMGPSGLIAILAGWFTTEIGRQPWVVYGLMRTADASSGHSLMQMSITLALFVVVYFSLFGVGIGYMMRLVRKGPKTNEGAEVSHGGPGQKRTPARPLSAADDDAEDNGTSLNKGN from the coding sequence ATGTTCGGTTTGGAGGCACTAGATCTCGCCCGAATTCAGTTCGCGTTCACCATCTCGTTCCACATCCTGTTCCCCGCCATCACCATCGGTCTGGCGAGCTACCTGGCGGTGCTCGAAGGTTTGTGGCTCAAGACCCGCGACGATACCTACCGTGACCTGTACCACTTCTGGTCGAAGATCTTCGCCGTCAACTTCGGCATGGGGGTGGTCTCGGGCCTGGTCATGGCCTACCAGTTCGGCACCAACTGGAGCCGCTTCTCCGATTTTGCCGGCTCCGTTACCGGGCCGCTGCTGACGTACGAAGTGCTCACCGCATTCTTCCTCGAAGCCGGCTTCCTCGGCGTGATGCTGTTCGGCTGGAACCGGGTCGGGCGCAAGCTGCACTTCTTCGCCACCGTGATGGTGGCCATCGGTACGCTGATTTCGACCTTCTGGATTCTCTCGTCCAACAGCTGGATGCAGACCCCGCAAGGCTACGAAATCATCGACGGCCGAGTGATTCCAGTGGACTGGCTGGCGGTGGTGTTCAACCCGTCGTTCCCGTACCGCCTGGCGCACATGGCCACGGCCGCCTTTGTCGCCACCGCGTTCTTCGTCGGTTCGTCCGCTGCCTGGCATCTGCTGCGCGGCCGCGATAACCCGGCAATCCGCCGCATGCTGTCGATGGCCATGTGGATGGCCCTGATCGTCGCGCCGATCCAGGCCGTGATCGGCGACTTCCACGGCCTCAATACCCTCAAGCACCAGCCGGCGAAAATCGCCGCGATCGAAGGGCATTGGGAAAACGTCGGTAACGAGCCGACTCCGCTGATCCTGTTCGGCTGGCCGGACATGAAGGCTGAAAAGACCAAGTTCGCCGTCGAGATCCCGTATCTGGGCAGCCTCATCCTCACCCACTCGCTGGATAAACAGGTGCCGGCGCTCAAGGAGTTCCCGCCAGAGGACCGGCCGAATTCGACCATCGTGTTCTGGTCGTTCCGGATCATGGTCGGCCTGGGCATGCTGATGATCCTCACCGGCCTGTGGAGCCTGTGGCTGCGCAAGCGTGACCGCATCTACCAGAACCGTGCGTTCCTGTACCTGGCGCTGTGGATGGGCCCGTCCGGCCTGATCGCGATCCTCGCCGGCTGGTTCACCACCGAGATCGGCCGCCAGCCGTGGGTGGTCTACGGGCTGATGCGTACCGCGGACGCTTCGTCCGGGCATAGCCTGATGCAGATGAGCATCACCCTGGCGCTGTTTGTCGTGGTGTATTTCTCGCTGTTCGGGGTCGGTATCGGCTACATGATGCGCCTGGTGCGCAAAGGGCCGAAGACCAACGAAGGCGCGGAAGTCAGCCACGGTGGTCCTGGCCAGAAACGCACGCCGGCCCGTCCGCTGTCGGCCGCCGACGACGATGCCGAAGACAACGGCACCAGCCTGAACAAGGGGAATTGA